Within the Methanobacterium sp. BRmetb2 genome, the region ATTTTGGAGGAAAAATCTCTCCTAAATCGCCTCCACAATACTGACAAATACTTTCAAGGGTATATTCTCCGCAAGACTTGCACCTTTTCATCTTCATCTTCATTCTAACTCACGGTAAAATTCGCCTTTACCTTCTGCAGCTACTACAGCATCAATACATTTATCTGCTGCATCTTTTAACATTTTTTCCGCTTGAATGTAATCAGTTGATTTAACAATCAATCTATAACGGGGTGCTCCCACACACTGTACAGATATATTGTCATCTTCAGCTTTCATTAGAGCTTCTTTTATGACTTCAACACCATTAATAGAATACGATTCTAAATCCACATATCCAGTTATTTGAACTTCAGGAGGCACAATATTCTTTTTAGCTATCTCTGTTATTATTTTAGCCCATTCAGAATCTATTCCCTTATCTAGTAATGCATTTTCGCCTTCTTCTGCTGCAGTTTCAAATGCACCATATAAATCTCCAAATGTATCCATCAGTTCATATCCGACTTCATTGTATGCCATGTCTAAATCTTTACCAAGACTTTTTGCAGAAAATTCTAGTAATTTTTCTGCCTTTTGTTCAATTTTCCATTGTTGTATCTTTTTGGTTCTTTGATCTTCCCTGATACGCTTCATGGAAACGTCTACATGGCCTTTTCGTGGATTAACCCTTAGAACTCGAGCTACAATTTTCTGGTTTTCTCGAACATAGTCTCTTATATTTTTCACCCAACCTGATGAAACTTCAGATATGTGGATAAATGCTTCTTTACCTTCATATTCTTCCAGGCTGGCGAATGCACCATAATTTAAAACCTTATGAACCGTTCCTACTACGAGTTCGCCTTCATCTGGCCATTGACTTTTCCTTCTTACCATTTGAACACCTTATTGGACATTTAATCTAAAACTTCAACCACTTGTGCTAAAATTTCGGATTTGCCACCCTTTGGTTTAACCAGTGTCTTTCCGCAAATTATACACTGTACAACTGAGGCTGCGTGATCAAATACTATTTGCTGATTTCCGCAGTCCATACATTTAACTTTCAAATAATTACTTTGGTGGTTTTGAAATATAACCATGATAATCACCTTGCAACAAAGTCTACTTTTCCCACACGGAATGAATTTCTTTTTATATGGGATTTTCCACATTCTTTACATTTGTATCTTAGATCCAGTTTTTTAACTGGTTTGTTACCTGATGGTAATGGTCTGGGGTAACCCCTGTAACCACTTGTAACTCTTCGGAACTGTCTTTGTCCCCATTTTAATTCGCTTGCTTTTCTTTTTTTGGATTGAAAAACTTCATGATCTGTATGTTTTTTACAACTTGGACAGTAAGTTCTCCTTTGTTTAGGAATTTTCATATAATCACCTCTTAATCTTAGAAAAATAAGTTGTAAGCATTTATACTTATTTTTAAATTATTAAATAAAAAGTTTAATATTGAAATCATTTATCTGTTAATACGTTATTTATATGTTTGGATATACTTCCCTTTTTTACTGCGGATAATAATAGATGCATTAGCTTCAGGCAGGGTAATCACATCTTGAGGATAGATGGGACCATAGACATTTTTATCTACACCAACAATGGAAGGAAACTCTTCATAAACTATGACTGCTTTAAAATTTTCTCTTTGTTTTTTAAGAGAATCTGAAGCCTTTTCTAACTCCTTCAAACTATAGGCATTGACTCCTTTTTTATACTGGAATTCTGTATCTACATCTTTTGCTGTTTCCCCAGTTTTTTGGGGGGAAATTTCGGGTTTAATTTTTGTATGAGAAGTTTTAATATCTTTATATGCCCTCTTCTCTTTTTTTTCGTCTTTTTTAATTTTTGTACTTGAAAGATCTTCCTTAAGAGTTTCAGATCCTGAATCAAGTTCCTGTTCATCAATAGATAATAATTGTAGTGAAGGAATTAGTTTTCCCCGATATTCTTTTATAACGCCAATAAGAGCAAAATAAAGTTCTTCTTCTTCGGGTGTGAGGTTTAGTGGAGTGGTATCCTGGAGATCGAACTTTGGTTTTCCCTTAAATAAATGGTAAGACCTTTGAACATTCATAACTGCGCTATCGGTGATTTTATGCTCACGTTTTTCGCATATTTCCATGGTTATTCTTTGTGTATCCCTAAAAAGATAATATTCCGGACAAAAAGGGTCATTATCAATCCGCTTAGTGAGTTGATCAACATATTCGTGGACTTTCTTATAGAAATTATCCCCCACCCGAGCTAAGCCACCAGTACTTCTTTCTTTTTTTTGAATAGTTCTCAATTTTTGGAAAAACTCATCCAACCTTATTCCTCGCTTTTACTCCTTATGGAGCATTTTCATCCGTATTATTCCTTAATCTGTAAAGTAATCCAATGTACACCTCTACAAACATTAAGGACTATTTAGAAAATTGAAACCATTAATATATGATTTTGAAAAAATTTAAATTTAATAAACTAAATTTAAACCTCTTCAAATCTTTAGAATAACTACTATTAGTTTATTCTTCACTTTCAATTCTTGGTGCTAACAAGAAACTGAGTTCTCCATCATCAGATACCATTTTAAGACGTAGATTCAACGGCATGTCATTACCTAATCTCAAGGAAATTATATCTGAGAATTTATCTGCTTTCAGCATTTCTTTAATTTTCTCCAGTGAAAAGACAGATTTAGCCTTTTCTTCAATTTTTTCACCGTGTAGATACTCTATTTTGGCATCTCCAAATTCCCCTTCTGCTGATGCAAAGAATTTATCCTCATCTACCGTAAGAACTATCTTATCTGAGAATATGTCAATATCCTGAATTGAATCTTTAAGTAAGCTGAACGGAACTTCAAATACCGTTGGATATTCCAGTTCTGGAGGGGCTGGAGCTTCATATTCTATATCAATTAACCTTATTTTGAATACACGTCGAGCTTCTCCCTCAAAAGTAACAATCAAATTTCCTTCATCAAGTGATAATTCTAAAACATCGTCGGCTTTGGCCCTTTTTAGAACTTTCATTAATTCTTCAGTGTCCACGTTAATTTTTTGTGGTTCACTGCAAGAATATTCATCAAAAAGATCGGCTTTAAGTTCCAGATGTACAAATGTGATGTGGGATCTGTCAAGTGCATCAAGTCTTAATCCTTCATTATCTGTTTGCATCTGAACTTCATCTACAATGGATGAAATAGCATCAAAACTCGTTTTTAAGATACTTGGATCGGTTAGAACTGCTTTAAACATTTTTTTCCTCCTTTATCTACTTCTATTTTTTTTTAGAAACTTTTGAATTGGATTTATCTATATCTTCTGATTTTTTTTCAACAACTTTAAGATCTTTAAATAACTTATTAAGAAAAGTTTTATTTAATAATTTATAAGCCACAGCAATGGCCATTACAATAACTCCAATAAGTATCATGAAAACTGCTAAAACAGCTCTTTCACCAAAAACAACATTATCCGCTACTTTTTCTGATGAACCAGATAAAATTATGATTCCAAGTATAATCAGAAGCACTCCAATTATCAAGGTTACTATATTAACCCATGTAAGTTTTTCAGACTTGAATGAATCAATAAACTTGCGTTCCAGTTCAAAAATTTTATCTGAACCGGGCAATACATGATGATTATTTGGAGATTCTTCTGAAGTTTTAGGTTCTTCTTTGGTTTCGTGAGGTTTATGGTGATTTGTTGATTTACTAGAAGGAGTTTCAGAACTTTTATCCTCCGTTTCAACTTCAATACTTGTTTTTTCAAGATAATTGTTAAAAAGAACTTTTAATTTAGAAAAGAAGCGATTATCCTGTTTAACAGACTCATTTGAACCTTTTTTTTCCGCCTTTTTTTCAGATCCTTTCATTTAAAAAGCTCCTAACTCAATGATTAGTTAATCATATTCACGCCAAGTTTGACCACAAGCAGTACATCTTAAAAACCTGGTTTCGGATTCATCTGCTCTTCTAGTTTGTTGAAGCCACCAAAAAGCTTCTTTATTCCCGCATTTAGGACAAATGGCCCTGGTGGTTGGTAATGTTTTTATATCATCTCCTGTGAAAATTACAGTTTCTTTGGTAGATATTTTCTGAGAAACTTCATATTGATTTGATAACTCTTTGGTTATCTTCTTTTCTTCTCCACAGGACTTACATACAAAACATCCATCTTTATTAGGAAACATGATAGTTCCACATTTTGGACAAAATTCCATTTTTATCCTCCTTAACTTGTAAAATTGTTAAATTTAATTCATTTCAGTAGTTCTTACACAAATCTGAAATGAATGCAAAATCTATAACATATTAATTTATTTTTAAGTATATTATTGAATATATTAAGTGTAAATATTCTATTTTGTCTTTATATTTTATATTAATTCAAATATTATTATTTAAAGTATTATTTTTGTATTTTGACACAAATTTTATTATTTATTATAATTGGGATTATTTAGGAATTAACTTTATCTTTAATAAATTAATCTTTTACTTAAATTTTGTAAATAATTCAATTGCCTTCTATATTTTTTATTTTTAATTTTATGGCATCCTTAATAATTTTTTCATGATCAAACGCTAATTCCAGATTAGCGATTTCCTTTAGATTAAAAAGGTTTACTTCAGATGCATCCGTATCTGCCTTTAGTTTATCCCCATCACTGGTTGCTAAAAAACATATGGATACAACATATCCCCGAGGATCCCGATCCGGATCAGAATAGACGCCAACAATTCCTTCAATATTTACATCAAGACCTGTTTCTTCTTTTGATTCCCTTATAACTGCTGATTCCACAGTTTCCCCACACTCAACAAAACCCCCAGGTAGTGCCCAATACCCTCTAAACGGTTTATTTTTTCTTTTAATCAGTATTATAGATTCATTACCACAAAATATAGCTGCATCAACAGTTAAAAGAGGTCTTTTTATAAAAACACTTCCTAGATTTTATTTATATTATATTAGTTATTAATAAAATTATGGATATTCTGCTTAGATCATCCTATTATTTATGCATTCCCCTTGGATTCGCCAGTCTCGACACCTGCTGCGATGATATGGGCTGCTCTTACTGGTTCTGGTATGGCACTTCTGGTTGTTGAGATTTTAATTATCTCTTTAGCATCATCAAGACTAATTCCGTAGGTTTGAATGAATATTGTCTCTTCATTTTCAACTTTATGAACTTCACCGGCTATTAAAACTCTATTCCACCGTTTTTCCCAGTCTTTAAAACGTTTTAAAGCCGTTTGTATTTTATCAAAATTGGGAAATTTTCGCATGACAACAATTACTGGTATTTCTGTTTTTTCAAATATTTTTTTTATATTAACAATGTTAAATCCGCCAAAAGTAATCCCATCCAGCATTATTACCCCTAATTGATCTTTATTTCTGGAAGAACAAACCATTTTAACAATTTTATCAGTTGCATCAGAACCATCAATTATTATTTGGGTTCTTAAAACACCATCCAACCATGTCCCTCCCCTGAAAACAGTTCCAATAAGCATAACTTCTCCAGAAGTGCGGGGAGTAAAAGGAGCATCATCAATTCCCAAAATACGTATCTCTTGCTTTATCTTTCTAAATCTCTTATTATTCATTTATTCATCTTTCAATTATTAAAATATAGTAATAAGCCTAAATAAGATAATATATTAAATTACTTTTTAGATTTTTTCGTTGACTTTTTAGTTTTAGCTTTACTAGTTTTAGTTGTTGACTTTTTAGCTTTACTAGTCTTGGTTGATTTTGCTTTCTTTTTAGTGGTTTTTTTAGTTTTACTGGATTTCTTAGATTTAGTTGTTTTATCAGTTTCTGCTGCAGCTATTAAATCTTTAAATTCTTCACAACGTGATTTTAATGTTTCTGATGCCTTTTTAAGTGACTTTTTAGGATTTTTAGCATTAATATATAGTTTCGGTTCCCCTACAATAGGATGTTCAATTACATATGCTGCAGATGAAACATCTTTATCTTCCATTAAAATGTTTCTAAGAGCGTTACATAATGTGTGAGATTCTCCTTCGATCTCTATCTCTAATTCTTTCTTTGTATCTTTAATAATCTTCATTTTATCCCTCATAAAATATCAAAATACTTCATTTTTACCTGAATTTTTATTAATAACTCCATAATATTTACAAAATGAATAATATACTATTGTATAATACTGTTATCAAACTTATTTCATTTAATAATTATAGTATGAAATCATATATTAAATTTTAGATTATATACTTTTCGACAATTATAAAATTACTTACTTTTCAAATGTTCTAACTCAAAACCCATAAAATGTAATGTCCATGTATACAGCAGTGTTTAAATTGGATATTAATTGAATCCAGAGTTAAGAAATGCAATGATATAACTATAATTATTGATAAGAAAATGATAGAACGTAGAATAGAATATGATAAATATATTATTCCATTAAGCGAAAGTAATCCTTTTGAATCCGATGAATTTGTTAAAATACTAAGAAAATCATATTTAAAAAACCGTCATAACACTGTCAAAATCTCCGATTTTGACGCCACAAAAAACTTCGTTTTTTTGTAGGCTTCGTGTTTGGGCCTGCGAAATTTATAAAATCTATGATTTTTGAGGATTTTGAAGGAATTTTCGAGGGTTCTTTTTTTGTTTTTAAATCTAAAATTCTAAAATATTAAATTTTAAACAATTTTCTTTATACTTTTGCTGTTTTTGATCAAATCGGTCTAAGTTCTTCAATTGCGAAGAAGCTCTTGAAGAGTTCATAGACCATGCCATCAAAATGTCTGTAATTTATTAGTTCAATAATTAGACCCTTTAAATATTTTTAAGAAAACAGCCCGTTTTGAGAAATGAGTCTCGGCCTTGACCCCGTAACTTTTTAACAAACTTTCAAACTCCATTACCATAAGTTTGGCAAGATTAATGCCCAGATTGTTAGTTATAATTATCATATGACAGTCATCATCTTCCATGTGATTTATCGTGTCGTTCGGACCTAGAACGTTTATGCCAAGGATTATTCCATCGATTAATTCCTGTAAACTACACTCTTTAAGAGGTTTATTATAGTACCATTCACATGTAAACTCTAGTGGTTTTTGATCGTTAATGTATTCTCTGAAACGCTCCATATCAGCAGTTTCTAATAACATTTTAGCGGTATTTTTATTGAAAATCATTAATAAATCTTTTATTTCTCTTCCTATCCGCATCCAAATTTCTTCTTCAATGGACAATGCAGAATACTCTTTTGAATTGTTTTCTAAGCCTTCTATGGCGATTTCTAAGACTTTTTGTTGTGTTCCATGTTTTTCTACGTGCTTTTTAAGTAATTTGTAGTGTTCTTGGGAGATAGTAGTGTTAATACGATGCTTTTTCATATTATATATCCCCTTTTTCAGTCATGCTTTATTAATTCTAGTATTTTTTTATCATTTCTTAAAACTTTCTATACGTATGATATAAAAACATACACATATTATACGCATGCTGTACAAATAAACTATTAATAATTGCGCATAAGAATAAATTTTCGATAGAAACTTACCAATAACACGAAAATAGTATATTAATTCTTTAGTTGGAGGCTTGAACTTGGATAATAAAGTTTTAGGTGGAGTACTAATAATTTTTGTAATGGTAGTGGGCGTAGCAGGTGTAATGTTCTTTAATTCAACGAATCCAAATACATTGGGGGTAATTAACCCTATTGTAAGTACAAATAACCAAACTATGGAAAATAATACCACCAATACTAATAATAATTTTCTTTCTTCATCTAATTCTGCTTTAACTGTAATCCCATTCTCAACTGGTTATAATGGTCGATCCGCACCTACTCCAAGCCCCAGTCCAACACCTGGGCCTGACCCTATTCCGGATCCTATGAATCGTATAATCACTCTTTTCGATGATTATTTGACATCTAATTATGATCAATCTTTGATGCCCGGTATGGCGGTAGTCATAGTCCAGGACGGGAAAATAATCTACATGAAAACCCTTGGAGTTAAAGATCTGGCTTCCGGAGAACCAGTTGATAAGAATACGTTATTTGGAATATGTTCCATATCCAAACAATTTACTTCAACAAATATCGCCCAATTAGTAGATAAAGGGTTGATGGGTTGGGATGATCCCATAGCTAATTACTATTCAGTTCCAGACGAATTCCTGTTATGCAGTGATTTTTATGTCAGCAATAACATCACTATTAGAGATGTTCTGATGCATAACAGTGGATTAAGTAGGGAACTGGGAAATGAGTATCCTACATATTTCAATGATTCATTTTCTGAAGCTATTTTTAAGCTCCGATACGTAGAGAATGCCACTTCTTTCCGCAGTACATATGCATATAATAGTTTAATTTATGCTTTGGCAGGTTACAGTGCAGCACAGGCAAATAATACCACATGGGATGAATTAATTAAAAAAGACATCCTGGATCCATTGGGGATGACCACTACAACTACTAGCTACTGGGATTTCTTGAATTCACCAAACCATGCCACACCTTATAAACTTCTTAAAAACGGCACCATGGTGCCCTATGATATTATTCCTGATCCAGTTGGCCCCGCAGGAAGCATATATAGCTCCATCAGTGAGATGGCCAACTGGTTGAAGTTCCAGATCGCCGATACAGGGTATTATAATGGCATACAAATTGTTTCTAAAAAGGAATTAGATGAAACACGTACCTCACAAATAAATATTACTGACCCCCTTGATTTAATGTTTGGTTCACAATATGGTTTAGGTTGGTTTATCCATCCCAATGATACAGTTCTTCCATATTATGTAAACCATCCAGGAGATAGTAGTGATTTCCATGCCCAAATTACAATTTATCCATCACAGAATTTAGGCATAGTTATATTGACCAATGGAGGAGTATATCCATCTAGTTTCAGAAGTATCTTGGATGCTAAATTCAGGCAGTTGTTAATTGGTAATGAAGATTTTGATCCATGGCCTGCTACAAAGAATGCACTTGACGCTGTATGGAAATCCGAGTCTCCCGTACCACCTTTAGTAGGTCCAACACTGAATTTAACTGGTTATGTTGGTGCTTATTCCAACATGGTCTATGGAAACATAACTATCACATCATCAAACGACACTTTGATCTGTCATTATGGAACCAATAAACAAGCCTTTAATTTAGAACATTTCAATGGTGATGTGTTTAATGAACCGTACAACGATTTTACATTTAACTTCACCGACATTTCTAATGGTAAGGCTAATAACTTAACAGTTTCATTGCCAGACTATACCACTTATCCAGCTACCAGTACAACCGCGTTCAACCGCACAAATAGCACCTAAAACTTTCCCATTTCATTATTATGAGGTAAGGAATAATATATTATGTAACAGAAATTTAATGAGGGATTTAATGGAAAACATGAAAGAAAATATTTCAACAGTTAAAAAATCTATTATTTGTTTTGTGCTACTAACTTTTGCCATTAGCGGTGTTATCTGGTTTTCAATGGTTAGTACCGGATTGACACTTATATATAACATATTATTAATGTGGACCCCTGCAATAGCAGCCATAATTACAGCTTTAATATTTTTCAGGAGTCTTAAAGGATTCGGATGGGGGCCAGGGAAAATAAAATATTTAGCTCTGGGTATTATCCTACCTGTATTGTTGAGTATATGTACCTACGGATTGTTCTGGTTAATAGACGGAGGTCTTGGAACTTATACAGGAAAATTTGGAAATCTACTGATCTTCAGTATTATCGTCAGCATATTCCTGGGATTGGGTGAGGAAATTGGTTGGAGAGGTTTTCTGGTACCCCAACTTGCTAAATTAACCAATTCATTTACGGGGATAGGATTTCTCAGCGGTATAATATGGGCGTTCTGGCATTTCCCAGTTATATTAATGGGATCCTATGTTGCAGAAGTTCCATTATGGTGGTCGTTACCCCTATTCTTCGTTGGAAACATATTATTTGCCTTTGCATTAGCATGGTTCAGACTGAAATCTGGTAGTATATGGCCAGTGGTGTTATGGCATGGACTCGATAACAATATGACAAAAGTATTTACTCCATTATTTGCTGGTGGAGCATCAGCATATTATGTGGGAGAATCAGGAATCATCACAATAATACCCATGCTAATACTGGTAATCATATTATGGTACTATAAGGATAGATTACCTGATCTAAGAATTAAAAATGATGAAAAGGTAAATTCCTGAATTAAAATTCTTTTCATGATTCATTGAAATTCAATACACATTGAGGAATGTGAAGATATGGATAGAAAGGTTTCAAATGTTTTAATATTGGTTTTAGTGGTATTTTGACTGGAGCGTCGATTTATTTTCTGCAGAAAATGGATACAACAAAGATGAACACTCCCAGCTAAACAAATACAACAAGTATTATAAAATAACTTTATCAATAAGAACTGAAAGGAAAAATTTATTATTAATCAGATACGTTTCGTTTATAATTTAAATTCGTGGAGTAGGGATTAAATGGAATCTGTTGGAAAAATAAAAAAAGCAATAATAACCTTTTTAATTTTGAATTTCGGTTTAAGCAGTGTTTTTTATTATCTTATGGTTACAGGAGAAAATAGCCAGTTTTATGTTTATCTTGTAATGTGGTGCCCAGCAATTGCCGCCATAATCACTAGTCTAATTTTTTATAGGAGTATTAGAGAGTTTGGATGGAGACCGGGTAAGGTTAAATATCTTATAGGGGCTTATTCCATTCCTCTAATTTATGCTTTGATCTCTTTTGGGGTTTTCTGGATTTTAAATCCAGGCACCCTAAAAGGGGGGATAGATCCTATTGGTGTGCTTATGGCGGTGATATCTGGGACTTTAACTTGTGTCCTGACAGCTTTGGGGGAAGAAATTGGTTGGCGTGGTTTCTTGGTACCTCAGATGGCCAAAATAACATCATTTACCAAGGTGGCGTTAATAACTGGAATTATCTGGGCTGGCTGGCACTATCCTGGAATCATATTTGGTATATATAATGCGGATACTCCTTTATGGTATGCTCTGCCAGTGTTTACCGCAGCGATAATAGGAATGAGTTTTTTACTGGCATGGTTCCGCTTGAAATCGGGCAGTCTGTGGCCACCAGTGTTATTCCATGCCAGTAGTAATCTATTCTTGCAATTCATTTTTGATCCACTAACCATGCAAACCGGGATAACCAAATACTATTTAGGAGAAACAGGAGTCTTCACTGTGGTAGCTATCTTAGTGTTTGCATTCATTTTCTGGACATGGAGAGATAAACTGCCGGATACTTTGATTAAAAAGGATCAGGAAAATAGTCCCAGTTAAAAAATAAACTCTGAATCGAAAATTCGTAAATGATGCACAAAGTAGGGGGTATAAGTATTTAAACTTTTAGAAATGCTTTTTTAAATCTACAAATGTCCATTCCATATGAGGTGGAACATTGAACCGCACTTTTAATCTTCAGGTTTTATTACCATTTGATAGGAGGTTCCTTATCAATAAAAGGCCCTCCTTTTCTTCCTCTTCCGGTTTTTTAAACAAATTTTTCTGGATATGTTCTAGAAATTCCTTCCATGATAAATTTGAATTATCTAACCGCTGAACACATCCCCCCCCCCCCCCCAGAATAATTTCATTATATTAACTTATCATTTTACGAGACAAAGCTAATAAATTGTTACAAGTATAAAACAATCATTTTTGGACTATCCAATATGCATCCATCATAATAATTATTGAGAGTTTTTGGATACCTTACTAATAATTAGTCATTTACAATCTCATTTCCAGTAATATTTATTCTATTCTAGAAAAACTTATGTGGACACCTTTTTCTGTAAGTAAGGTGTTCCAGTTTCACGTGGTTTGAAACTATTTTACATAATTTAATGGATTAAATCTAATTTAGCTAATTTTTAGGTGGAGTATCAAGTGAATTTATTTTAGATTTCATTCAACCCACATTTTCAAAGGTCTAAATTGGGATTATTTGGCATTTACCTGTACTATTAGTTGGTAGTTACGTCGGCGGCACCCCATTATGGTGGACTTTACCCATATTTATAGCCGGAACCATTACGGCCAGCTTTATATATTCCTGGTTAACCATAAAATCAAAAAGTCTATGGCCAGCAGTGCTGCTACATGCAAGCGACAATTATTTTACTCAACATCTTTTTGAACCTTTAGCGACTGGAAATCTGGTTCCATGGTTATTAGGTGAAGGAGGAATATTGGTTCTGGCAATAGTAGTTATATTTGCCCTTACATTCTGGATGTTAAAATATAGATTACTCGATCTAACAATTAATAGACAAAATTAACATAAAATAAGAAGTAATGGGTTTAATGAGCCTAAAACTGAGATTTAAATATTATAATTTCTTTTTATTTTTTTAGTATCATGATACCTGTTTATTTATTTAATAAGGATATTTAATAAGGATTATTTGGAGTTATTTACTTTTGTTTTGGTGAACACCGTTAAATTCCGCCATAATGAAATTCAATCAACTTAAAAATAAAAAGCAATTATAAAACTAATAACTCCTATTAAAAACAAAATACTAGTAACTAATTTGAAGAAATCTTATAAAGCCCTTCAGATTTCCTTTTTACCATATATGAAATGCCTAAAAGTATAAAGAATAATCTGTTGATGCGTATGGAATAATCATAATACTTCTTTTCTAAATAAACTGTAAAAAACTTTTTTTGACATTCCAAATAGATAAAATAAAAAAATTAGGGAATTTTATCCCTCATAATTTACAGAAAGTTTTCTGGTTTCTTTATTTTCACATCTAGGACAATAAACTTCGTTTTTACCAGTTTGTTCCATGTAATGTCGACATTTGGTACACATTGCTTTTAGAACACCTAAATCATTCTGGGAAGTTTTCAAATCAATATTATCTAGACCCATAACCTTGGTTACTTGAGCCTCTACAATATCACCAATCCTAAATGCATCTGTAAGCTTAGCAACATAACCCTTCTGGGCTTGTGAAATATGTATTCCCCCGGTAAATCTTATTTGAAGCTCCCTATCATTGTTTTTAAGTTTATCTATTCTCACAAGAGCTCTTTGACCCCTAACTTCAGCTATTTGTCCTAAAACAGTCATTCCTGGCGCTAAAGTTGATGGAGTATTTGTTTTTGGGACTACAGATATTTTTTTATTTTTAGCATCTACAGAAACAGTTCCTGTAATCAGGGCTTTTATCTTACCTTTTTCTTCATATGTCCATTCAGATGGAACAAATTCTTCACTGACACCTAATAAGTCTCCTGGAAGTACAAAATCTCCAGATTTAGTTTTCATCTATTCACCTCGACTTAAAAAAGTAATAATCATTCAATATTAGAAAATAATATTAACTTTTTGTATTATAAATAAACTTAGGAATTAAACTTTTAGATCTTACTATTATATAGAGTTTATCATGTTTTCATTCTCATCATATTTAATCTCATCCATTTCATAGTCTGACCAATCCCTTTTATCCAGAACAATTTCAAGTTCTTGAGGAGTTATCAACGGTTTTTCATACATATTAGAATCATCTATCGCAATTCTAGGACAAGCTGTTATAACAAAGGCATCCACATCCCTATAAGCCATCAACAAAGTGGGAGAAATACTATCCATCATAATTATTTCTGCACTCTTTCCACTACTTTGAATCATTTCTTTTAACCTGCAAGCCAATTCCAATCTAAACTGCCCCTCTTTAGAAGACACAATAATACCAAATTTATCCGAATCCCCTGCTTTGACAATTTTAGCAAACCTAACCCGGAGAATTTTATCTGAAAATTCATCAATAGATCGGACATCTCCCATGTAAGGATCAGCGATTATTACCGGTCTTCCTGTGAAAAGTTTGATTCCTAGCGGATGGAAATTACCACCCCCCACATATAAAAATGCATCCA harbors:
- the dph2 gene encoding diphthamide biosynthesis enzyme Dph2, with the protein product MFNYDFKMEEIIEKIKELKAKKVALQFPEGLKIYATTIAEEIENKTNTKVIISGDACYGACDVVDKDMGGIVDLIVHFGHTPLPLDYKIPVLFVEANSLIKVEDTMKKSLKDLDGYDKIGLVTTTQHLNRLEEMKTFLEDNGKKVFLKKGVGTSEGQVLGCNFSSIKDLPVDAFLYVGGGNFHPLGIKLFTGRPVIIADPYMGDVRSIDEFSDKILRVRFAKIVKAGDSDKFGIIVSSKEGQFRLELACRLKEMIQSSGKSAEIIMMDSISPTLLMAYRDVDAFVITACPRIAIDDSNMYEKPLITPQELEIVLDKRDWSDYEMDEIKYDENENMINSI